tatcTGACTCCACTGAAATAAGTGCAACcaaaaaactttttcaacttcATTAGGGAAAGCTGCAATGGTGTTTGCAGTTTGTCGGCTAGATAAGtattaatatcaaattcacCAAACAACAAGGCATCCACAAACTTCTGGTTCACTAACGGTAATGTCCCATCTATTGCCCATGTATACACTCTTCCGGAGAACTTCCAAAATAATGGCACTTGAATAACAATGCATAGTATATATAGTGATATTGAAATCGATTTGAATACTGTTGAAGATGTGATTTGTAGaaattttttccaaattaaATCAAGTGGAATATACTGTGGCATTGCCGGGTcataaataattttaaacTTATAAGGGGAGTTACAAATGTCACATTTTTCAGTGGATTTGTTTGAATGTTTCAACCATTCCATCAAACAATCTTGatgaatatattttattgatcCTCGACATTTGCACGGATGATATAGAGGTTGTGATGAAGTAGCCTCACCACGACAAATACGACATGTGTGATCTGTTGATGACATGAAGAAACctaaccaaaaaaaaaatcaaaaaaaaaggaacaAGTTAGTCaaattgaagttgttgaatggcaaaaaaaaaaattttttttttggggagAGAGTTTGAATTGTAGCGTGTTAAAGATATCGTTATAGTTGAACGTGTGATTACGTAATCTTATTGAAAGAGAGACAAATAAAGAAGAGAAACTGAGCAATTGTGTGATTAAGAGATCGGAAAACTCAACGAATTATATATTAAACGAGTGTTACATAATCATAGTAAAATATCCTGGGTTTCAAGTAtggtttttcttctttttctttttcagttgttttgaatcatttttaGTAGTTGATTTATCCTTCATGTTTCGTTCATTTTCATGATCatcttcgtcttcttcatcgtcgtcgtcgtcatcTTCATGGTTCTTGTTATCATATTTATCGTCATCAAACATTTTTTTCGCCTTTTCTATTTTATAACTCTGCTCTAGAATGTATCGGAAACGAGCTAATTTCATCGGATCATTTCTTAATGTAAATGCCAAATCATTCAACTTGACTCGTGTTCGATTTTGACTCTTTGCAAAATTTACCATCGAGTATGATATTTGTGAAATGTATTCGACCAATACATCCTCCAACGCATTGACAGTGGCCTCTGTACTCACAGGTCGATCACCCATCGCATATAACAAATTTTCTATATCCTTCGCAAATAACCTTTGACgctttctctttcttttctgaTTGGTGACTGAGGGTAATGGTGGATGTTTGGTAGAAGACATGTCATGCGGTAAATATAGGTGTACTAGTACgattatttgttattataaGTTGGTGTTGCCAGAATTTGTGTGgatgtttatttttttttgtttggttttttttctggAGAGAAATGTTTATCTCGCAACCACAAtgaaaccaattttttccaaattgagATGTCTCATTAAAGGCTATATACTAAGATTATAATGGGAAAGAAGATATATTTATTCCTAAAACATATATTTCGAACAAATTTGAGCTATAAAAAAGTTTACTTAgtatacaaaaaaaagaggaagaGCTTGACCAgcaatttataaattacttttaatttcaagttGATCCTTTTGAATATTAGGACCAAGCCCTTGTTGTGCAACGACATCCATTGCTGCCTTAAAATAGTCAAGTATTGAAGAGGAAACGTTTGGGTATTCATAGTTGGTAGTTCTCACAACATGTTGACAGCCATCTACAGGTGGTTTGTTAGAAAATCTGTCGATAATCCAAGTCAAAGCAGCAGGAGCACCAACAATGGATTCAGTAAAGTGTCCATTTGTCAAATCTTCAGCAAATTCTATAGAGGAAATACCAGCATCACACCAATTTTGATAGGTTTTCTTTGGATTCAAAATTGGAGAAATTTGATCCATTGAACCGTGGTAGATGAACACAGGTATTGTAggaattaattgtttttgatacACCAATCCGTTATCTTTAACGATCTTAGACACTACCAAGTTTTTGAAGATGTTCCAACCAGATTTGAAAACCTTGTTGTCACCAGTTAAAAATCTAGCTCCCACATACTTTATAAAGCTATCTGTCAAGCAgtgattgttgattttattgaatATCGACAGTTTATTGGTATCATTTTGCAAGATTGATTTGAACTCTGGATATTCGTTTGCGATACCACCCAAAACATTAGCTGCAATTCCAGCAAAGATAGTATCATCAGTAGCTTCTACTGTAGCGGTGACGTTAGTAATAAATCCACCTAAAGCAACACCCAACAAATTTCTACTCAATTCAGGTGCATAGTCTGGTTGTAAAGCAGCTGCCCATCCCGAAGCTAATGATCCACCAGAATACCCCCACATTAAAACTTTGGCATCTTCAGCAATATTAGTGATTTTTCCTGACTTCAAACTTGCGCGAATGGAGTTCAACACAGCTTGGCCAGATTGTTTACCGACAGTGAATGTCAGTTTAGGTCCTTCATAATCAGGAGACACAACATAATATCCTTTGTCCAACAATGGTGCCAATAAATACGTTTCAGCCTGGGTGGCTAAAGTACTTACATCAGAGCCAAATTGAAGGGCATACGATGGGGCACAATCAGCTCTAGCAGCGTTTTCAGAAACCTGGTAGGAAGCAATCTTGGATGGATCAGCGTTGACTGGTTCAATAACAGTAGTGACAATGACATTTGGATTACCAAATGAATCCTCGGATCTAACTAAAAATTGCCATGAATTTTGGACATTGAGCGGAACAAACCCACCAgtgattgattttggaGTTTTTCTAAATTGTAAGATATCTCCAACAGTAGCATTTTTGAAACCTTCAGGAGCATTGTAGAAAGGATCAATTGAAGGTTTTGTTGGAAGTAAAACCCCAGCATAGATGGGAGCGATAAGGAAAAGTATTAAATATAACATTTTCTTGATTGGATAAGTAAACATCTAAAAATAAGAActatcaaagaaaaaggagGTCATTTGCGCTAGATTTATACTCTTCCAAGTCAGATAAATGATAAGGCATTCTAtgtgtttttgttttattttttgaattgatttcatcaacaataagCTTGATTATCTTGTAATTGGATCATCTCATCGTCACACAAACAATTGAGTATCTAGTGTACGACGACCAGAATTGTTTTTTCCAGAAAGTGGGCTATCTCTTTGTTGATGTAAACAAAGACAACGATAAAAAACAAGATTTCAAACATTGATACCAAACTGTGATTGTTTTTGTGCTCTTGAAAATTGATACTTCCACCTTATCCTCAATCAGTTAATAGTTTGGGTGCAATATTTTtgcaatttttcttttggttaTTGCATAATCTCGCCACTATTGTTCACCAATATTTGACTTtgtgttattattttgattttcccGTCGAACAATCATATTTCGTATGAGAGTATAGTTCCAgaacaaacaaatgaaCTCCCCATTGTTAAGCTTTAACTATTGAAATGCCGTGCAATATCTACATTTCCATAGCAGTTGCATTTGATTGTATTATATGAAGTCACAACAAATCGAATCCGGAATGGATGGAggtaacaacaacaattccGATTAACgcaaaaatataaattctGGAATACATGTGGTGTAGCATGATGTTAAATACTAATTAATTTCATGGGTTGGTTGGATGATTTCATGCCTAGTATATCCCCAAGTTCAGTTTGTCTGAGCGATATTCCTAATAATATAGACCTGACTATGTGAAAGTAAAGAGTACTAGTGTTGATTAATAAGATATAAGTAATAGGCCAATTGCCCAAATATTGACTTTCGTTTAGGATGTCAGCAAACAAGTTTAATAGATTACATTCCTGTTATAGTTACTCCTCGTTACGTTTGCCTACACTTAACCACAAACTCTACCGTTGGTTTATCTTAGACAAGTGAGCTAAGTGTCAAATACTAACAagatcaaatcaaattatttttacaTTTTCTGTATTTATTTAGAATAACGAGTATATTTACTAACAATTAGTATACAAATATGTAAAATGTGATGTGTAATATATGTTCATATTTCTCTTTCTGCAAAAGATAATTTCCTTCTACTAAGTTTTCATCTACAACTATTGTTGAACTTGATGCACTGATTCATCTTCAACctgttcttgttcttgttgttgttcttgttgttgcttttCCTCAACAGATTTTTCATCGTTACTGGAAGCATCTACATCAGCAACTTGTGGGTCTTCCACTTTAGgagtttcttcttcaaaatcaacagcTAAGGGTGGTGCCAATTgttcaacttcttctttgactTCTTTCTCTTCAACAGGTTCAGCAGCAGCAGGGGATTCAATGTGATCATCTTGTTTAGCCAATTTTGGTTCAGCTTTAGGAGTTTGTTTAGCTTCAACAACTACTGTTTCTGTTGGTATTTCAGATTCTGAAGCTAATGATTTCTCTTGAATGTCATATTCTCCTAAAGTATCGAAAAATGTGCCACAATTATAATCCCAACCACTAAATGGTTTGGTCAATTCACAACTTGCCTTAGTCCAGGGAGTACCATAGATTAAAGATGAATAATTGACATAAAATACCAAACTTAAAATGGAAAATAATCCAACTAATACAAATGCCACTTGTTGGAAATATTTAGAACGAGAAGTCAAATAACCAGTGAAAATTTCGAAAAAATGTCCCAACGCCAAAATACCAAAATATAATGCTGGTAAATAATGATGTAAAAACAATTGTCTACCCataatgaaaaatggaAGATAATGTAAAGCCCATCCTAAAACATATGAAAAAGTTTGCacattgaaattgaaaacatgtttatttgttgaCAAAGGTGTACCAAGATGCCATCTGAAAACAGTAACCAATACATAGGTTCCAAAAGTGATAATTGACAAAGTGGCTGCCCACCAGGTAACAGCATTACCCAACAAATATACTTGCTTATGTTCTTTGTTCCAGTAATTGATACCCCTCAACAATAATGGCCATTCAGATGGACTAGATTGCCAATGATGATGTGAAGTTAATCCTTGATTAATCTTCCACATTCTCTTGTGtgattcaacaactttttgCCAAAGGGATAATTTAggataattgataattttggCTTCTGAAGGAGGCAATATACTATTTTCATTGGTTTCAATATACCAATGTGTTAATGCACGTTTACCTTGTGAAGCACTAGTGACTTCTTGTTGACCAAACCCCCATTCTGGTAATTTCACTTCACTGgaaaacaaataatgaCCGGTCATGGCATGTCTCAATCTGAAAATAGTATTGATGGCTTTAACAAATGTTTGAGCTTCACCCTTTTGTGATCTATAATTgacaatttcaacaaccCAATCATCATTTGCATCACCAGCAAATCCATCGTATCCATAACATGAACATTCCTTTTGCCAGTCACGTTCACTAACTGGAGGTTTTTCATCATGTGAATGCAATCTTCTACCAGTATTAATATGCTTCAATCTAATCTTCATACCGTTAATTAAAGGAACAAAAGTTTCATTATGGATGGTGCCGTTGTAAGGTTCAATTAACCACTTGTTGTTAGAGTCCAAATGAGGATATAAGgtaatttgttgttgtttggaACCTGTTTGATAGAAATGTTCATGTGAATGCAAATATCCACCTTGAGTATCAACGTGACGAATAGTAACAACTGATCCTAATCCAACTTGTTCGGTAATATCTCTTGGAATTTTATTACCTTGCAATCCGGCTCTAAAGGCACTACTCATAAAGGCACCTCCATCACCttctttatttaataattggaAATGAATGGCAAAAAATCCAAGATATAAGGCAATTGGTACACCCAACAAGATAATTCCTCTTGCGAAAAAATGGccccaaatttttttggtactTACTGATAAATCACCAATAAGGAACCACAATTGGTAGATACATAAGAAACCAACCCAGGCAACGGTAAACAAACCAACCCATTTGGAACTCAATGCTAAACCAAGAGCAATACCAGTTGCCAATAAACTTCTATACCAGCCAAAGGTGAAtggaatttgaatttcaaatttcttCCAAGCATAAATAGCAGCAGcaataaagaaaatcaagGGGGAATCTAACAAAATATATCTTGAAATAGTGACATTGGagttttcaataatcaataaaaagGTAGTTATATAAGCAATAATTGGTCTAACACCTGATTGTCTCAAAGTCAAATAGCACAAGATAACAGTTCCAACACCCAACAATGCTGGGAATTGTCTCATAAATATATAAGGTGTAGAATCAGGAAATTTATcaccaattgatttaaattcaaaatcaccTTTGAATCCACCAATGGCTCCAACAGCTCCAAAAAGCATTTTAGCCAATGGAGGGTGTACATCCATGAAAAAAGTACccaaaatatattttctGGCAAACCCACCAAAATGGACTTCATCGAAAACTACTGAGTTTGGATTGGATAAATTATACATTCTAACGTAGAAagcaattaataataaacttgAAAGCATCCAGTATTCTTTGGTGTGAATCAGTCTTTTTTTAAGAACACTAGGAGAAGGTTCGGTTACCAAATACGAACGCAATTCTCCCTTTTGAAATATTGGATCTATCAATGGATCAAGTGTGAATACATCTTCTTGGTGTCTGCTTCTAACAGCAGCCTGTTTTGCAGCAACTTTAGAAGCGGGTGTGACCGGTTTCTTTGCCATATTGAATGGGAaactaaaataaaaataaaaataaaaatataaaaatttgttttagtTGCGTGAAAGAAAGACGGTAGGAGGTGGAGTGAGGGGGGGCGCTATAAATTGACCTTTATTCAATAATCTTAAAAGATAATGCtatatcaattgtttatagttgtggttgtggtggttgttgttgttgttgtaaaaatgaaaaatcttgaaaaagaatcttgaacgaaaaaaaaaaaaaattaagatataataataaaatagaaCAAACCAACCAACAATAGAAGAATGAGTTGTccttttaattttttttcttcttttagtTTCCCACTCTCTCTCTCACacttttgatttaaaatcaacTCATAAAAGGTCGTGTGTAGTTGAACTTACCACTGtgtcttcttttttttttccttccGCTTTACgtgtttgttttgttttatttggCGTTTTAGATTTACGCGTTGATCTAATAGAATATGTGTTCCATAGTAgattacttttttttgcaactatTAAGATAATACCCCTGTACACGTAGCATTATAGTATCAAACAAAACTCTAGATTGACCtgtatttgttgaataatTATGAGCTCTGAGATTTATCTGATGCAGTTCACAAAGTCCTTTTCAGTATGTAAGGCTTGTTTTATATGGATTGATGGGTATAACCAATCATAAATGGACAACAGGGTATTAAATTAAACTCAAGAAAGTTGTAACTTTATCTTTCTGTTTTGAACTATTGATAGTATTAAAGAGTTCAAGGTTTGAAATGTTTGcttaattatttattctGAATTTTCAGCAAAATCTGAAAAATATTCggaccaaaaaaaaaacaagaattacttattcttctaataaccatattcaatttataagCGTATGTAACACCAAGGTCGTTTTAAAGGCGTAAAGTATAAAATTGAGAAAGCagtttttcatttcttaaTTGCAACATCTTActaacaaattaaaaagtttaatcaaaatcatcaatttaattaacTTGGCAAGATCCGACCACATTGCATTAGAATAAAAGCCAAgattaaatcaatacaaTAAACTTTATCTTtactaatttttttgccGTATACCATGGCTATGTCCATTATTGACTATGACCAAGACAAGGCTTATATACCAAGAATTAAATGGAATGaacaatcaaaagaaaatagatGATTCGGAAATACGTCATATATGCagcaaaaagaaaatacaGATGACCCggaaaaatgaaaagtCAATAACCAAAATGAAACATTGTATATGTTGTAGCCTTGTAATTAAACTTTGTACtacatttcaattttgtcaTAACTAGaccattttcatttacCATCTAGATTTGGTTAAACTGCTCAAATGGGCGGACGGATGATTAAGCGTTCAGTGGgtataaatattttctgGGCAATTTCCAATAAGTActgaaattcaaattcttggCTTAATTAACCGTTGCGATTTTTAATTACACACGTGGGTAGGGGACGGGGACaattaagaaaagaaaacagTTGATGAGTTCCTTCAAAACAGTCAGTGATTAACATTCATATTagaaataatcaaatctaACGTCAAAACTAAATGGTCGTGTGTGGGTATGGTAAGTCTAACTGTATAAATCATCTTCTTGCGATGACTAGTTTTCCACATAATTTAGATTTTGTtagaaagagagagaaaaaaaatgggaGTATaattttgtgtaatttCTTATCCCTAAAGAACTTACTCGGCAATAATTACCTACTAATGGCTAAAGCAAGcaatattcaaaaatatttttttcttttcaaaatcttaATAGATTAGAAGTTAGACAAAGTATCCATTTCATCCATTCATTTTATCACAAATATCATAACCATCAAATATTAAGAGGCTTTAACTCTTAACTTTctacttcttttttttttttttttaactctggaatataaattattgattaattcCCACTCTtgttcttttaatttttatcttctttttttttttatttttctccctcccccccccttgtaaagaaaaagtttgCAACATCAACCATCAAATTGCTTTAGATTAAATATTCCAATCCAATCTATTgcatacacacacacacacagacaaactttttatttatttgagTATATTTTCAGAGTTCTACAATACTCGTCTACTTCCTTGTATTTATCATTGTTTTATtagtatttgaaaataaacgGCGCTACTAAAATTAACGAGAAAAATGGCTCTTCTGTTAGTGAGAGCTATGAAAATGAAAGCAGTAAGAAATCGATATATGATAATACTCAAAATATAGAAGCTTATAGATTGACTGTGGAAAATGTTGCTCAAGAATTTACTACCAATATAATCAATGGGTTATCAACTCACGATGCTGCAAAACGTTTGCAAACTTATGGTCCCAACAATTTAGGTAAAGAAGAATCGATTTCATATGTCAAAATTCTTGCTCATCAAGTTTTCAATGCCATGATTTTGGTATTGATCATTAGTATGATTATTGCTCTTGCCATTAAAGATTGGATTTCTGGTGGAGTTATTGCTGGGGtgattttaattaatgttgttattggatttgtccaagaattgaaagctGAAAAAACTATGGGATCATTAAGAAATTTATCTTCTCCCACGGCAAGAGTA
The Candida albicans SC5314 chromosome 7, complete sequence genome window above contains:
- the TAF19 gene encoding Taf19p (Putative TFIID subunit; mutation confers hypersensitivity to amphotericin B; rat catheter biofilm induced), encoding MSSTKHPPLPSVTNQKRKRKRQRLFAKDIENLLYAMGDRPVSTEATVNALEDVLVEYISQISYSMVNFAKSQNRTRVKLNDLAFTLRNDPMKLARFRYILEQSYKIEKAKKMFDDDKYDNKNHEDDDDDDEEDEDDHENERNMKDKSTTKNDSKQSKKKKKKNHT
- the LIP9 gene encoding Lip9p (Secreted lipase, member of a lipase gene family whose members are expressed differentially in response to carbon source and during infection; may have a role in nutrition and/or in creating an acidic microenvironment); protein product: MLYLILFLIAPIYAGVLLPTKPSIDPFYNAPEGFKNATVGDILQFRKTPKSITGGFVPLNVQNSWQFLVRSEDSFGNPNVIVTTVIEPVNADPSKIASYQVSENAARADCAPSYALQFGSDVSTLATQAETYLLAPLLDKGYYVVSPDYEGPKSTFTVGKQSGQAVLNSIRASLKSGKITNIAEDAKVLMWGYSGGSLASGWAAALQPDYAPELSRNLLGVALGGFITNVTATVEATDDTIFAGIAANVLGGIANEYPEFKSILQNDTNKSSIFNKINNHCLTDSFIKYVGARFLTGDNKVFKSGWNIFKNLVVSKIVKDNGLVYQKQLIPTIPVFIYHGSMDQISPILNPKKTYQNWCDAGISSIEFAEDLTNGHFTESIVGAPAALTWIIDRFSNKPPVDGCQHVVRTTNYEYPNVSSSILDYFKAAMDVVAQQGLGPNIQKDQLEIKSNL
- the PMT1 gene encoding dolichyl-phosphate-mannose-protein mannosyltransferase (Protein mannosyltransferase; required for virulence in mice and for adhesion to epithelial cells; role in hyphal growth and drug sensitivity; Als1, Sec20, Kre9, Pir1 are substrates; 1 of 5 PMT family members), which gives rise to MAKKPVTPASKVAAKQAAVRSRHQEDVFTLDPLIDPIFQKGELRSYLVTEPSPSVLKKRSIHTKEYWMLSSLLLIAFYVRMYNLSNPNSVVFDEVHFGGFARKYILGTFFMDVHPPLAKMLFGAVGAIGGFKGDFEFKSIGDKFPDSTPYIFMRQFPALLGVGTVILCYLTLRQSGVRPIIAYITTFLLIIENSNVTISRYILLDSPLIFFIAAAIYAWKKFEIQIPFTFGWYRSLLATGIALGLALSSKWVGLFTVAWVGFLCIYQLWFLIGDLSVSTKKIWGHFFARGIILLGVPIALYLGFFAIHFQLLNKEGDGGAFMSSAFRAGLQGNKIPRDITEQVGLGSVVTIRHVDTQGGYLHSHEHFYQTGSKQQQITLYPHLDSNNKWLIEPYNGTIHNETFVPLINGMKIRLKHINTGRRLHSHDEKPPVSERDWQKECSCYGYDGFAGDANDDWVVEIVNYRSQKGEAQTFVKAINTIFRLRHAMTGHYLFSSEVKLPEWGFGQQEVTSASQGKRALTHWYIETNENSILPPSEAKIINYPKLSLWQKVVESHKRMWKINQGLTSHHHWQSSPSEWPLLLRGINYWNKEHKQVYLLGNAVTWWAATLSIITFGTYVLVTVFRWHLGTPLSTNKHVFNFNVQTFSYVLGWALHYLPFFIMGRQLFLHHYLPALYFGILALGHFFEIFTGYLTSRSKYFQQVAFVLVGLFSILSLVFYVNYSSLIYGTPWTKASCELTKPFSGWDYNCGTFFDTLGEYDIQEKSLASESEIPTETVVVEAKQTPKAEPKLAKQDDHIESPAAAEPVEEKEVKEEVEQLAPPLAVDFEEETPKVEDPQVADVDASSNDEKSVEEKQQQEQQQEQEQVEDESVHQVQQ